One Fundidesulfovibrio terrae genomic window carries:
- the zwf gene encoding glucose-6-phosphate dehydrogenase, producing the protein MVLSPTISDDSMGCRVTSRPEDCAIVIFGASGDLSSRKLFPALARLFESGDLPERFAIVGTSRTEMTTDSFREKVRQWLEASGNLAKIDWSALAPRLYYQTLEYADPDSYERLRLTIEEAELAMNLPGHRMFYLAIPPTLYESVAGVLGRAGLSGNKCKNTWTRIVVEKPFGRDLASSRVLDAALHEHFGEDQIFRIDHYLAKDTVQNVLLFRFANAVFEPVWNRNFVDYVSVLAAEELGVEHRAGYYEEAGVLRDMFQNHMMQLLALAAMEPPSVFRAREVLDEKTKLYRSLRPFDPQKGFGHLVLGQYAASEDASVPGYRQEPGVSPASSTPTFAMLKVYVDNWRWQGVPFYICSGKRLKRKITRMVVQFKEVPHSIYRDIVGERILANRLVMEVYPNETIHMTLQAKKAGEGFCLRTASMNFNLKEGDAGPTVDSYEKVLVDCMLGDHMLFWRQDGVELSWEYLTPILAMCEQREVIEENLKFYPSGSWGPRDASMVHPRYLKDLLTDDRQKP; encoded by the coding sequence GTGGTCCTGTCCCCGACGATTTCCGACGACTCCATGGGCTGCCGCGTGACCTCGCGCCCGGAGGATTGCGCCATCGTCATTTTCGGCGCTTCAGGAGACCTGTCCTCGCGCAAGCTCTTCCCCGCCCTGGCGCGGCTTTTCGAGTCGGGAGACCTGCCCGAGCGCTTCGCCATCGTGGGAACCTCGCGCACGGAGATGACCACCGATTCCTTTCGGGAGAAGGTCCGGCAGTGGCTTGAAGCCTCGGGGAACCTGGCGAAGATCGACTGGAGCGCCTTGGCCCCCCGCCTGTACTACCAGACTCTGGAGTACGCCGATCCGGACAGCTACGAGAGGCTTCGCCTGACCATCGAGGAGGCCGAGCTGGCCATGAACCTGCCCGGCCACCGCATGTTCTACCTGGCCATCCCCCCCACGCTCTACGAGAGCGTGGCCGGGGTGCTCGGCCGGGCCGGTCTCTCCGGCAACAAGTGCAAGAACACCTGGACCAGGATCGTGGTGGAGAAGCCCTTCGGGCGCGACCTGGCCTCCTCGCGGGTGCTGGACGCGGCCCTGCACGAGCATTTTGGCGAAGACCAGATATTTCGCATCGACCACTACCTGGCTAAGGACACCGTACAGAACGTGCTGTTGTTCCGCTTCGCCAACGCGGTGTTCGAGCCCGTGTGGAACCGCAACTTCGTGGACTACGTCTCGGTGCTGGCCGCGGAGGAACTGGGGGTCGAGCACCGGGCCGGGTATTACGAGGAGGCCGGGGTACTCCGGGACATGTTCCAGAACCACATGATGCAGCTTCTGGCCCTGGCGGCCATGGAGCCGCCGTCGGTGTTCCGGGCCAGGGAGGTGCTGGACGAGAAGACCAAGCTCTACAGGAGCCTGCGTCCCTTCGACCCGCAGAAGGGCTTCGGGCATCTGGTGCTCGGCCAGTACGCCGCCAGCGAGGACGCATCCGTTCCGGGCTACCGGCAGGAGCCGGGCGTCTCGCCCGCATCCAGCACGCCGACCTTCGCCATGCTCAAGGTTTACGTGGACAACTGGCGCTGGCAGGGGGTGCCCTTCTACATCTGTTCCGGAAAGCGCCTGAAGCGCAAGATCACCCGCATGGTGGTGCAGTTCAAGGAAGTGCCGCACTCCATCTACCGCGACATTGTGGGCGAGCGCATCCTGGCCAACCGCCTGGTCATGGAGGTCTACCCCAACGAAACCATCCACATGACCCTGCAGGCCAAGAAGGCCGGCGAGGGATTCTGCCTGCGCACCGCCTCCATGAACTTCAACCTCAAGGAGGGGGACGCCGGCCCCACGGTGGATTCCTACGAGAAGGTGCTGGTGGACTGCATGCTGGGCGACCACATGCTGTTCTGGCGCCAGGACGGCGTGGAGCTCTCCTGGGAGTATCTGACCCCGATCCTTGCGATGTGCGAGCAGCGCGAGGTGATCGAGGAGAACCTCAAGTTCTATCCGTCCGGAAGTTGGGGGCCCCGCGACGCCAGCATGGTACACCCCCGCTATCTGAAGGATCTGTTGACCGATGACCGCCAGAAGCCTTGA
- the gnd gene encoding phosphogluconate dehydrogenase (NAD(+)-dependent, decarboxylating) has translation MRIGLAGLGRMGMNMVRRLIQSGHEVVAYNRTPAKVDEIAAEGAIASYSLAEVVSKLPAPRVVWLMLPAGDVTEEHIEELKPLLSPGDILVEGGNSRFSDDVRRAPELATLGVTYVDAGVSGGIWGLKVGYCTMVGGPKAAFEHIEPILKSLAPPEGYMHCGDTGSGHYVKMVHNAIEYGMMQAYAEGFALLDASRYSGGLDFAKLSHLWNQGSVVRSWLLELCEDMFAKDPRLDQLTAFVQDSGEGRWSVQEAVDNAVPAPVLTLSLMERFRSRNANDFGDRVLAGLRNEFGGHAVVRKEK, from the coding sequence ATGCGAATCGGTCTGGCTGGTCTTGGGCGCATGGGCATGAACATGGTCCGCCGCCTCATTCAGAGTGGGCATGAAGTCGTGGCGTACAACCGCACCCCGGCCAAGGTGGACGAGATCGCCGCCGAAGGGGCCATCGCCTCCTATTCCCTGGCGGAGGTGGTCTCCAAGCTGCCCGCGCCGCGCGTGGTCTGGCTCATGCTCCCGGCCGGGGACGTGACCGAGGAGCACATCGAGGAATTGAAACCCCTTCTTTCACCCGGCGACATCCTGGTTGAGGGCGGCAACTCCCGCTTCTCCGACGACGTCCGCCGCGCCCCGGAGCTTGCCACGCTTGGGGTCACCTACGTGGACGCGGGCGTGTCCGGCGGCATCTGGGGCCTCAAGGTGGGCTACTGCACCATGGTGGGCGGCCCCAAGGCGGCTTTCGAGCACATCGAACCGATACTTAAGTCCCTGGCCCCGCCCGAGGGATACATGCACTGCGGGGACACGGGCTCGGGCCATTACGTGAAGATGGTGCACAACGCCATCGAGTACGGCATGATGCAGGCATACGCCGAGGGCTTCGCCCTGCTCGACGCCTCGCGCTACTCCGGTGGCCTCGACTTCGCCAAGCTGTCGCACCTGTGGAACCAGGGCAGCGTGGTGCGCTCCTGGCTGCTGGAGCTCTGCGAGGACATGTTCGCCAAGGACCCGCGCCTGGATCAACTGACCGCCTTCGTGCAGGATTCCGGCGAGGGCCGCTGGAGCGTACAGGAGGCCGTGGACAACGCCGTGCCCGCCCCTGTGCTGACGCTTTCGCTCATGGAGCGCTTCCGCTCCCGCAATGCGAACGACTTCGGCGACCGCGTCCTGGCCGGGCTGCGCAACGAGTTCGGCGGGCACGCCGTGGTCAGGAAGGAGAAATAG
- a CDS encoding site-2 protease family protein, which translates to MSQFLLKLAIFAPPMLMAVTFHEVSHGAMAALLGDPTARLAGRLTLNPLKHLDPMGLLAFVLTQMIGWAKPVPVDGRYFRNPRMGMVLVSAAGPLSNFVLALLSALALSGLEYAGGALGASPLKGYVLVPLLYMTIASVQVNLALGVFNLLPIPPLDGGHLLMGLLPKRWAYELARLERWGFVVVILLAITGVLGRILGPVVSSLYNLLI; encoded by the coding sequence ATGAGCCAGTTTCTGCTGAAACTGGCGATCTTCGCTCCCCCCATGCTGATGGCCGTCACCTTCCACGAGGTTTCCCACGGAGCCATGGCCGCCCTGCTGGGTGACCCCACCGCGAGACTCGCCGGACGCCTGACGCTCAATCCGCTCAAGCACCTCGATCCCATGGGGCTTTTGGCCTTCGTGCTCACCCAGATGATCGGCTGGGCCAAGCCCGTGCCCGTGGACGGACGCTATTTCCGCAACCCCCGCATGGGCATGGTGCTGGTGTCGGCGGCCGGGCCGCTCTCCAACTTCGTGCTGGCCCTGCTTTCGGCCTTGGCCCTCTCCGGGCTCGAGTACGCGGGCGGAGCCCTGGGCGCGTCCCCGCTCAAGGGCTACGTGCTGGTGCCGCTTCTCTACATGACCATCGCCAGCGTGCAGGTGAACCTCGCCCTGGGCGTGTTCAACCTGCTGCCCATCCCGCCCCTGGACGGCGGACACCTGCTCATGGGCCTTCTGCCCAAGCGCTGGGCCTATGAGCTCGCGCGCCTGGAGCGATGGGGCTTCGTCGTCGTGATCCTGCTCGCCATCACCGGGGTGCTCGGGCGCATCCTCGGCCCGGTGGTGTCGTCCCTCTACAACCTTCTGATCTAG
- a CDS encoding response regulator, giving the protein MSSKKVLVVDDEKHIRMLYQEELEGEGYEVATSDGEEPILSVLEREKPLVVVLDIKLGPNRSGLDLLQEIRGKDQVIPVILSTAYDSFQHDLKSIAADYYVVKSVDLAELKSKVSLALGKASAGA; this is encoded by the coding sequence ATGAGTTCGAAAAAGGTCCTGGTGGTGGACGACGAGAAGCACATCCGCATGCTCTACCAAGAAGAACTCGAAGGCGAAGGCTACGAGGTCGCCACCTCCGACGGCGAGGAGCCTATCCTCTCCGTCCTCGAACGCGAGAAGCCCCTGGTGGTGGTGCTGGACATCAAGCTCGGCCCCAACCGTTCCGGCCTCGACCTGCTCCAGGAGATCCGCGGCAAGGACCAGGTCATCCCGGTGATCCTCTCCACCGCCTACGACTCCTTCCAGCACGACCTCAAGTCCATCGCGGCCGACTACTACGTGGTCAAGTCCGTTGACCTGGCCGAGCTCAAGTCCAAGGTTTCCCTGGCCCTGGGCAAGGCTTCGGCAGGCGCGTAA
- a CDS encoding 6-phosphogluconolactonase, whose amino-acid sequence MTARSLEAFPGLEAASLRAAALTAAAARDAVAARGRFSLALSGGATPARYFELLAAEDLPWDKVHVFWADERLVAPDSPDSNYRMARERLLSRAPIPEANVHPMRGAMWPGGVNGAGPSPDAPGASAPGAGQPVQEGRAIHADATDRSVQGEAAAGYEAVLRRFFGEGGIPAFDVVHLGLGGDGHTASLFPGQPALGERVRWVVPVFYAGASPPVPRLTLTLPVLNAACLVLFLASGADKAALARSAFSDDGGGYPAGLVRPAGKLVWLVGEA is encoded by the coding sequence ATGACCGCCAGAAGCCTTGAGGCGTTTCCCGGACTGGAGGCCGCGAGCCTCCGGGCCGCCGCCCTGACCGCTGCCGCCGCCCGCGACGCCGTGGCCGCACGGGGGCGGTTCTCCCTGGCCCTGTCCGGGGGAGCGACCCCGGCCCGCTATTTCGAACTGCTGGCCGCCGAGGACCTGCCCTGGGACAAGGTTCACGTTTTCTGGGCCGACGAGCGCCTCGTGGCGCCCGATTCCCCGGACAGCAACTACCGCATGGCCCGGGAGCGCCTGCTGTCGCGCGCGCCCATCCCCGAGGCCAACGTCCACCCCATGCGGGGGGCCATGTGGCCCGGAGGCGTCAACGGGGCCGGGCCGAGCCCGGACGCCCCGGGAGCATCCGCGCCCGGAGCGGGGCAGCCTGTCCAGGAAGGCCGGGCGATTCATGCGGACGCAACGGACCGTTCGGTCCAAGGGGAAGCCGCGGCCGGCTATGAAGCCGTCCTGCGGCGGTTCTTCGGGGAAGGGGGTATCCCCGCTTTCGATGTGGTCCATCTCGGGCTCGGGGGCGACGGCCACACCGCGTCGCTCTTTCCGGGACAGCCCGCCCTGGGCGAGCGCGTCCGCTGGGTCGTCCCCGTGTTCTATGCCGGGGCCTCGCCGCCGGTTCCCCGCCTGACCCTGACCCTGCCGGTGCTGAACGCCGCGTGCCTCGTGCTCTTCCTGGCTTCGGGGGCGGACAAGGCGGCTCTGGCCCGGTCGGCCTTTTCGGACGACGGGGGCGGCTACCCGGCGGGACTGGTGCGCCCGGCGGGCAAGCTCGTCTGGTTGGTGGGGGAGGCGTAG
- the ruvX gene encoding Holliday junction resolvase RuvX has protein sequence MRVLGVDFGLKRVGLALSDPGGSMAFPHKTVERTEKGGREALFSEIAGIVASEFVELVVVGWPAPAEGRDSLTARQAANFAASLARRVAVPVKLMDETLSSEEALDDLRAAGLKASKRKAALDQQAAVRILQSYLGAPEAARDVTAQWRPQTP, from the coding sequence ATGCGCGTGCTCGGCGTGGACTTCGGTCTCAAGCGTGTGGGGCTGGCCCTGTCCGATCCGGGGGGCTCCATGGCCTTTCCGCACAAAACCGTGGAACGCACGGAAAAGGGCGGGCGCGAGGCCCTGTTCTCCGAGATCGCGGGGATCGTGGCCTCCGAGTTCGTCGAGCTGGTCGTGGTGGGCTGGCCCGCCCCGGCCGAGGGGCGTGACAGCCTCACGGCCCGGCAGGCGGCCAACTTCGCGGCCAGCCTGGCCCGGCGCGTGGCCGTGCCCGTGAAGCTCATGGACGAGACCCTCTCCAGCGAGGAAGCCCTGGACGACCTGCGCGCCGCCGGGCTTAAAGCTTCGAAGCGCAAGGCGGCGCTGGACCAGCAGGCCGCCGTGCGCATCCTGCAAAGTTATCTGGGCGCGCCGGAGGCCGCCCGCGACGTGACGGCGCAGTGGCGTCCGCAGACGCCTTAG
- a CDS encoding TOBE domain-containing protein — protein MKVSARNLLPGKIVKLTNGAVNSEVVIEVAPGIEVVSIITKHSVESMGLKVGMTVKAMVKASSVMVVTD, from the coding sequence ATGAAAGTCAGCGCCCGCAACCTGCTTCCCGGCAAGATCGTCAAGCTCACCAACGGAGCCGTCAACTCCGAGGTGGTCATCGAAGTGGCTCCCGGCATCGAGGTGGTGTCCATCATCACCAAACATTCCGTCGAATCCATGGGCCTCAAGGTAGGCATGACCGTGAAGGCCATGGTCAAGGCCTCCAGTGTCATGGTGGTCACCGACTAG
- a CDS encoding adenine nucleotide alpha hydrolase family protein, with protein sequence MKCRRCGELAQVALPSHHTGFCAPCFENYFLRQVERGIHEHKQFTKEDKLVLAVSGGKDSLGLLLALTELGYAVTALHIDLAIPVSSENARSTVEAFCAKHSIPCHILEMAGKGLPIPEVKKKVNRPICSVCGKIKRHWFNRYAFEEGFDVLATGHNLDDEVARLFANTLRWDQAYLAGQGPVMPAEGRFVKKVKPLCRLTEYETAVWCFLKGIDHVLAACPYSGGASFTGHKKLLADLEERSPGMKMQFYGHFLATGKPAFEAVVENAPPLKECSDCGFPSSQDMCGVCRIKRLLES encoded by the coding sequence ATGAAATGCCGCCGCTGCGGGGAACTGGCCCAGGTGGCCCTCCCCAGCCACCACACCGGCTTCTGCGCCCCCTGCTTCGAAAACTATTTCCTGCGACAGGTGGAACGGGGCATCCACGAGCACAAGCAGTTCACAAAGGAAGACAAGCTGGTGCTGGCCGTCTCGGGCGGCAAGGACTCGCTGGGGCTTCTGCTGGCCCTGACCGAGCTCGGCTACGCCGTCACCGCGCTGCACATCGATCTGGCCATCCCCGTGTCGTCGGAGAACGCCCGGAGCACGGTGGAGGCGTTCTGCGCCAAGCACTCCATCCCCTGCCACATCCTGGAGATGGCCGGGAAGGGCCTGCCCATCCCCGAGGTGAAGAAGAAGGTCAACCGGCCAATCTGCTCGGTGTGCGGCAAGATCAAGCGCCACTGGTTCAACCGCTACGCCTTCGAGGAAGGCTTCGATGTGCTGGCCACCGGCCACAACCTGGACGACGAGGTGGCCCGGCTCTTCGCCAACACCCTGCGCTGGGACCAGGCATACCTGGCCGGGCAGGGGCCGGTGATGCCCGCCGAAGGCCGCTTCGTGAAGAAGGTCAAGCCTTTGTGCCGCCTGACCGAATACGAGACCGCCGTGTGGTGCTTTCTGAAGGGCATCGACCACGTGCTGGCCGCCTGCCCCTATTCGGGCGGGGCCAGCTTCACCGGCCACAAAAAGCTGCTGGCCGACCTGGAGGAGAGAAGTCCGGGCATGAAGATGCAGTTCTACGGCCACTTCCTCGCCACCGGCAAACCGGCCTTCGAGGCTGTGGTGGAAAACGCCCCGCCGCTCAAGGAATGCTCCGACTGCGGCTTCCCGTCCTCCCAGGACATGTGCGGGGTCTGTCGCATCAAGAGGCTTCTGGAGAGCTAG
- a CDS encoding FAD-binding and (Fe-S)-binding domain-containing protein, which translates to MPEKNPHISIPLNRLVPRVLGIGEREFGTWPEDVQELAVSLASELFLVRYNPFIDASDVRESVEKRLTQSTTMLTPEYFRAISKAVKDFWTVFDDDVRFREDLKAKVSQFLDEKAILDGPHNLVECSTDATDLRMELPLMVLAPDKPVHVQRIMQLADEMGFSIIPRGGGSGCTGGAVPARRRTVVLSVTRLKQILSVNPEDRTICVQSGVITLQAIRAAAEKGLVLTVDPASKASSSIGGNISENAGGPYAFEYGTTLDNLLSYKMVTPGASIIEIRRVDHPRHKILESETALFEIVDEKGQVVDTVVLPGSEIRGAGLGKDVSNKYLGGLPGMQKEGVDGVITEACFICYEKLAYSKVLVLEFYGRSMHNAMLTIQGVVALRDKIRLEGDLVKISALEEFNSKYVKAIEYQKKSAKCEGEPISVLTLQLDGNDLSALEKSVADIVAIAEKHEGVDAFVARDEKEAELFWEDRHKLSAIAKRTSGFKINEDVVIPLKVIPQFSDFLEELNLSYLAKAYRKALQEVTRLPGFPDSDGFVSMEMQFAAEILRGLRTTAELNDQELEVQAYYFFTDLKTRYPKLYNDIEAIHQDMLARRIIVANHMHAGDGNCHVNLPVNSNDPEMLAQAHEAADRVFEKVMELGGAVSGEHGIGITKIAFLPEDKITALRAYKQQVDPKNILNPGKLVKRDLDCEPYTFSFNRLIRDIRKTALPDKDKLINLLTNIQVCTRCGKCKQVCPMYHPERGLIYHPRNKNISLGALIEAIYYSQVHHGRPSAELLDSLRKMTERCTTCGKCTAACPVKINTAGAILDMRGFLQEKGAGGHGLKSKVLHYIAEKPEERAPSMAKMAAWGQAVGNHLVGLIPGPWRSRFANPMLHGSGPITGFKNLADALSLDKGGIFIPERPTGESVFYFPGCGAALFWRTIGMSAIHLLLRAGVSVVIPERHMCCGYPLLSSGYQDAYRKNRARNIEALGEIFVKAANEGVKPQAVLTACGTCRETLSGYETEVIAGNKIPHFDVVQYLLSRLPERAADGLKPSSRLIYHAACHAEWEGVSLAKAPEMYRQALADLTASKVDMSPGCCGESGLGAMTSPDIFNRIRLRKQEQLHKDLGDAGSETQPVLVGCPSCKIGIKRCLLRMGRKQSVYHTLEYLAAVWEGPKWKRTFRKALAHARQEGKKRVVSYGETVTTG; encoded by the coding sequence ATGCCAGAAAAGAATCCCCATATATCGATTCCGCTCAACCGTCTGGTCCCGCGCGTGCTGGGAATCGGCGAACGAGAGTTCGGAACGTGGCCCGAGGACGTCCAGGAACTGGCGGTTTCGCTCGCCAGCGAACTTTTTTTGGTGCGCTACAACCCCTTCATCGACGCCTCCGACGTGCGCGAGTCCGTGGAGAAGCGCCTCACCCAGTCCACCACCATGCTCACCCCGGAATACTTCCGGGCCATCTCCAAGGCAGTGAAGGACTTCTGGACCGTCTTCGACGACGACGTCCGCTTCCGCGAGGACTTAAAGGCCAAGGTCTCCCAGTTCCTGGACGAGAAGGCCATCCTGGACGGACCCCACAACTTGGTGGAATGCTCCACCGACGCCACCGACCTGCGCATGGAGCTGCCTCTCATGGTGCTGGCCCCGGACAAGCCCGTCCACGTGCAGCGCATCATGCAACTGGCGGACGAGATGGGCTTCTCCATCATCCCGCGCGGCGGCGGCTCCGGCTGCACCGGCGGCGCCGTGCCCGCCCGGCGGCGCACCGTGGTGCTTTCGGTGACGCGGCTCAAGCAGATCCTCTCGGTGAACCCCGAGGACCGCACCATCTGCGTGCAGTCGGGCGTCATCACCCTGCAGGCCATCAGGGCCGCCGCCGAAAAGGGGCTTGTCCTTACCGTGGACCCGGCCTCCAAGGCCTCGAGTTCCATCGGCGGCAACATCTCAGAGAACGCGGGCGGCCCCTACGCCTTCGAATACGGCACCACGCTCGACAACCTGCTCTCCTACAAGATGGTCACGCCAGGCGCCAGCATCATCGAGATCCGGCGCGTGGACCATCCCCGGCACAAGATTCTCGAGAGCGAAACCGCCCTTTTCGAGATCGTGGACGAGAAGGGCCAGGTGGTCGACACCGTGGTCCTGCCCGGCAGCGAGATCAGGGGGGCGGGCCTTGGAAAGGACGTCTCCAACAAGTACCTGGGCGGCCTGCCCGGCATGCAGAAGGAAGGCGTGGACGGCGTCATCACCGAGGCCTGCTTCATCTGCTACGAGAAGCTGGCCTACTCCAAGGTGCTTGTGCTGGAGTTCTATGGGCGTTCCATGCACAACGCCATGCTTACCATCCAGGGCGTGGTGGCCCTTCGCGACAAGATCCGCCTCGAGGGCGACCTGGTGAAGATCTCCGCCCTGGAGGAGTTCAACTCCAAGTACGTCAAGGCCATCGAATACCAGAAGAAGTCCGCCAAGTGCGAGGGCGAGCCCATAAGCGTGCTCACCCTCCAGCTCGACGGCAACGACCTCTCCGCCCTGGAGAAGTCCGTGGCCGACATCGTGGCCATCGCCGAGAAGCACGAGGGCGTGGACGCTTTCGTGGCCCGCGACGAGAAGGAGGCTGAACTCTTCTGGGAGGACCGCCACAAGCTCTCGGCCATCGCCAAGCGCACCTCGGGCTTCAAGATCAACGAGGACGTGGTCATCCCCCTCAAGGTCATCCCCCAGTTCTCCGACTTCCTGGAGGAGCTGAACCTCAGCTACCTGGCCAAGGCCTACCGCAAGGCCCTGCAGGAGGTGACGCGCCTGCCCGGATTCCCGGACTCCGACGGCTTCGTCTCCATGGAGATGCAGTTCGCGGCCGAGATCCTGCGCGGCCTCCGCACCACCGCCGAGCTCAACGACCAGGAGCTGGAGGTCCAGGCCTACTACTTCTTCACGGACTTGAAGACCCGCTATCCCAAGCTCTACAACGACATCGAGGCCATCCACCAGGACATGCTGGCCCGGCGCATCATCGTGGCCAACCACATGCACGCCGGCGACGGCAACTGCCACGTGAACCTGCCCGTGAACTCCAACGATCCCGAGATGCTGGCCCAGGCCCACGAGGCCGCTGACCGCGTGTTCGAGAAGGTCATGGAGCTTGGCGGCGCGGTGTCCGGCGAGCATGGCATCGGCATCACCAAGATCGCGTTTTTGCCCGAGGACAAGATCACCGCCCTGCGGGCCTACAAGCAGCAGGTGGATCCCAAGAACATTCTGAACCCGGGCAAGCTGGTCAAGCGCGACCTGGACTGCGAGCCCTACACCTTCTCCTTCAACCGGCTCATAAGAGACATCCGCAAGACCGCGCTGCCGGACAAGGACAAGCTCATCAACCTGCTGACCAACATCCAGGTCTGCACCCGCTGCGGCAAGTGCAAGCAGGTCTGCCCCATGTACCATCCCGAGCGCGGGCTCATCTATCATCCGCGCAACAAGAACATAAGCCTGGGCGCGCTCATCGAGGCCATCTACTACTCCCAGGTGCACCACGGACGCCCTTCGGCCGAACTCCTGGACAGCCTGCGCAAGATGACCGAGCGCTGCACCACCTGCGGCAAGTGCACCGCCGCCTGCCCGGTGAAGATCAACACCGCTGGGGCCATCCTGGACATGCGGGGCTTCCTGCAGGAGAAGGGCGCGGGCGGGCACGGGCTCAAATCCAAGGTGCTGCACTATATCGCGGAGAAGCCCGAGGAGCGCGCGCCCAGCATGGCCAAGATGGCCGCCTGGGGCCAGGCCGTGGGCAACCACCTGGTTGGGCTGATCCCCGGCCCGTGGCGGTCACGCTTCGCCAACCCCATGCTGCACGGCTCGGGGCCCATCACCGGGTTCAAGAACCTGGCCGACGCCCTGTCCCTGGACAAGGGGGGCATCTTCATCCCCGAGCGCCCCACCGGCGAGTCCGTGTTCTACTTCCCCGGCTGCGGAGCGGCCCTGTTCTGGCGCACCATCGGCATGAGCGCCATCCACCTGCTCTTGCGCGCGGGAGTGTCCGTGGTCATTCCGGAGCGGCACATGTGCTGCGGCTATCCGCTGCTGTCCTCCGGCTACCAGGACGCCTACCGCAAGAACCGCGCCCGCAACATCGAGGCCCTGGGCGAGATATTCGTCAAGGCCGCCAACGAGGGAGTGAAGCCCCAGGCCGTGCTCACCGCATGCGGCACCTGCCGCGAGACTTTGTCCGGCTACGAGACAGAGGTCATTGCCGGGAACAAGATTCCGCACTTCGACGTGGTGCAGTATCTGCTCTCGCGCCTTCCGGAGCGGGCCGCCGACGGGCTGAAGCCGTCCTCCAGGCTGATCTACCACGCCGCCTGCCACGCCGAGTGGGAGGGCGTGTCCCTGGCCAAGGCCCCGGAAATGTACCGCCAGGCCCTCGCGGACCTGACGGCCTCCAAGGTGGACATGTCCCCCGGCTGCTGCGGCGAATCGGGACTTGGCGCCATGACCAGCCCGGACATCTTCAACCGCATCCGCCTGCGCAAGCAGGAGCAGCTGCACAAGGACCTGGGCGACGCCGGCAGCGAGACCCAGCCCGTCCTGGTGGGCTGCCCCTCGTGCAAGATCGGCATCAAGCGCTGCCTTCTGCGCATGGGCCGCAAGCAGAGCGTGTACCATACGCTCGAGTATCTGGCCGCCGTGTGGGAAGGCCCCAAGTGGAAGCGGACCTTCAGGAAGGCCCTGGCCCACGCCCGCCAGGAGGGCAAAAAGCGCGTGGTGTCCTACGGCGAGACAGTGACGACCGGCTGA
- the mltG gene encoding endolytic transglycosylase MltG, with the protein MYRRALSVLVFMVMACAAIVAWRAHRFLTVPPETPGKEITVTIEQGMGFDAIAGLLYKEGVVTDPLAFKILARFSKQDVKLKAGQYLLSTGATPQKVLDLLVSGQAILYKVAVPEGLTLRQIARLAEQAGLGSVESFDRAARDKDVLAKYGVPADNAEGFLFPETYLFTKKPGNDARQVVEAMLAQFQKAVAKAWPQGAPQGRALFDAVTLASIVEKETGQAGERGRIAGVFANRLRLKMLLQTDPTIIYGLGEKFDGNLKRVHLDDPKNPYNTYQHPGLPPGPICNPGLEALKAAANPEPHDFLYFVSKNDGTHYFSKSLEEHNSAVVKYQLRKGK; encoded by the coding sequence ATGTACAGACGCGCCCTTTCGGTCCTGGTCTTCATGGTGATGGCCTGCGCCGCCATAGTGGCTTGGCGTGCCCACCGCTTCCTGACCGTTCCCCCTGAGACCCCCGGCAAGGAAATCACCGTCACCATCGAGCAGGGCATGGGCTTCGACGCCATCGCGGGCCTGCTCTACAAGGAGGGCGTGGTCACGGACCCGCTGGCCTTCAAGATCCTGGCGCGATTCTCCAAGCAGGACGTGAAGCTCAAGGCCGGTCAGTATCTGCTCTCCACCGGCGCCACTCCCCAGAAGGTGCTGGATCTTTTGGTGAGCGGCCAGGCCATCCTCTACAAGGTGGCCGTGCCCGAGGGCCTGACCCTGCGCCAGATCGCCAGGCTCGCCGAGCAGGCCGGGCTCGGAAGCGTGGAGAGCTTCGACCGGGCGGCCCGCGACAAGGACGTGCTGGCGAAATACGGCGTCCCGGCCGACAACGCCGAGGGGTTCCTCTTCCCCGAAACCTACTTGTTCACGAAAAAGCCCGGCAACGACGCCCGGCAGGTGGTGGAGGCCATGCTGGCCCAGTTCCAGAAGGCCGTGGCCAAGGCCTGGCCCCAGGGAGCGCCGCAAGGGCGGGCGCTCTTCGATGCGGTGACGCTCGCCTCCATCGTGGAGAAGGAGACCGGCCAGGCAGGCGAGCGCGGCAGGATCGCCGGGGTGTTCGCCAACCGGCTGAGGCTCAAGATGCTTCTGCAGACCGACCCCACCATCATCTACGGCCTGGGCGAGAAGTTCGACGGCAATTTGAAGCGCGTCCACCTGGACGACCCGAAAAACCCCTACAACACCTACCAGCACCCGGGCCTGCCGCCCGGCCCCATCTGCAATCCCGGCCTGGAGGCGCTCAAGGCCGCGGCCAATCCCGAACCGCATGATTTCCTGTATTTCGTCTCGAAGAACGACGGCACCCACTACTTCTCGAAATCGCTAGAGGAGCATAACTCGGCGGTGGTGAAATATCAGTTGAGGAAGGGGAAATAG